Proteins found in one Salvia splendens isolate huo1 chromosome 10, SspV2, whole genome shotgun sequence genomic segment:
- the LOC121750866 gene encoding chloride channel protein CLC-b-like: MDHFHKLSEAEAVINTPKQEENEEEVDPERSMLHRPLLKENQTLSSNSIAVVGVGAKVSHIESLDYEINENDLFKQDWRSRSKKDILQYIFSKWLLAFLIGLLTGLIATLINLAVENIAGYKLLVVVEYIEQKRYLMGFAYIAVANLLLTLVATVLCVCFAPTAAGPGIPEIKAYLNGIDTPNMFGAAPLFVKIIGSIGAVSAGLDLGKEGPLVHIGCCIASLLGQGGPDNYRVKWRWLRYFNNDRDRRDLITCGSSAGVCAAFRSPVGGVLFALEEVATWWRSALLWRTFFSTAVVVVILRAFIEYCKSGNCGLFGRGGLIMFDVSGVSVTYHLTDIIPVVVIGILGGVLGSLYNHFLHKVLKVYNIINEKGKLPKLLLSLSVSLFTSICMFGLPFLAKCRPCEPDLLDRGCPTTGGTGNFKKFNCPAGYYNDLATLLITTNDEAVRNIFSINTSDEFHIFSLTLFFILYCILGLITFGIAVPSGLFLPIILMGSAYGRILGIIMEPYTKIDQGLYAVLAAASLMAGSMRMTVSLCVIFLELTNNLLLLPITMIVILIAKTVGDCFNPSIYDIILELKGLPFLDAHPEPWMRNITVGELADHKPAVVTLSGIEKVGRIVEVLKNTTHNGFPVVDIGVVPPMGAPNDAAELHGLVLRAHLILVLKKKWFLQERRRAEDCEVRQNFTSMELAERGGKIDEVRVTKDEMEMFVDLHPLTNTTPYTVVESMSVAKAMVLFRQLGLRHMLIIPKYQAAGVHPLVGILTRQDLRAHNILSAFPQLEKSAGNKRGH; this comes from the exons ATGGACCATTTTCACAAGTTATCAGAAGCTGAAGCAGTAATAAATACACCAAAGCAAGAAGAAAACGAGGAAGAAGTCGACCCTGAAAGAAGCATGCTGCATCGGCCTCTGCTCAAAGAAAATCAAACACTTTCTTCAAACTCTATAGCCGTAGTAGGAGTTGGAGCGAAGGTTTCTCACATAGAGAGCTTGGACTATGA GATCAATGAAAACGATCTGTTTAAGCAAGACTGGAGAAGCAGATCGAAAAAAGACATACTGCAGTACATCTTCTCCAAATGGTTGCTGGCATTCCTTATTGGGCTGCTAACAGGGCTGATAGCCACCCTCATCAATCTCGCGGTCGAAAATATTGCAGGATACAAACTTCTAGTTGTCGTTGAATACATCGAGCAGAAAAG ATACCTAATGGGATTCGCATATATTGCTGTGGCAAACCTTCTCCTAACTCTGGTGGCTACCGTTCTCTGTGTCTGTTTTGCACCTACAGCAGCAGGACCAGGAATTCCTGAAATAAAAGCTTATCTCAATGGAATTGACACCCCCAATATGTTTGGGGCAGCACCATTGTTTGTGAAG ATCATTGGAAGCATTGGAGCAGTTTCTGCTGGATTAGATCTTGGGAAAGAAGGTCCTCTGGTGCACATTGGTTGCTGCATTGCATCCCTATTGGGTCAAGGTGGTCCAGACAACTACCGCGTCAAATGGCGTTGGCTAAGATATTTCAACAATGACAGGGACAGACGTGATCTAATCACATGCGGCTCTTCAGCTGGAGTCTGTGCTGCTTTCAGGTCCCCAGTTGGTGGTGTCCTATTTGCTCTTGAGGAGGTGGCGACGTGGTGGAGAAGTGCTCTCCTTTGGAGAACCTTTTTCAGTACCGCTGTTGTGGTTGTAATTCTTAGGGCATTCATAGAGTACTGCAAATCTGGAAACTGCGGCTTATTTGGGAGAGGAGGCTTGATCATGTTTGACGTGAGCGGTGTTTCTGTAACATACCACCTAACCGACATCATCCCTGTTGTTGTCATAGGAATTCTTGGGGGTGTCTTGGGAAGCCTATACAACCACTTTCTCCATAAGGTCCTCAAGGTCTACAATATCATAAATGA GAAGGGAAAATTGCCTAAACTTCTTCTCAGTCTGAGTGTATCCCTTTTCACTTCTATATGCATGTTCGGGCTTCCTTTTCTAGCAAAGTGCAGACCATGTGAACCCGACCTACTGGATAGGGGATGTCCCACAACAGGTGGAACAGGAAACTTCAAAAAATTCAACTGCCCAGCAGGCTACTACAATGACCTAGCCACTCTTCTCATTACCACCAATGATGAAGCTGTTCGGAACATTTTCTCCATAAACACTTCCGATGAGTTCcatattttctctctcactctcttctTCATACTATACTGTATACTGGGACTTATCACCTTTGGTATTGCCGTCCCATCTGGTCTCTTCCTCCCTATCATACTCATGGGTTCTGCTTATGGCCGTATTCTAGGAATTATCATGGAACCATACACGAAAATAGATCAGGGCCTCTATGCTGTTCTTGCAGCAGCCTCCCTTATGGCTGGTTCCATGAGAATGACTGTTTCCCTGTGTGTCATATTCCTTGAGCTCACCAACAACCTTCTCTTGCTCCCCATTACGATGATAGTTATTCTAATTGCTAAAACAGTGGGCGACTGCTTCAATCCAAGCATTTACGACATAATACTGGAACTAAAAGGACTACCTTTCTTGGACGCGCATCCTGAGCCATGGATGAGGAATATTACAGTTGGTGAGCTCGCTGATCACAAGCCAGCAGTAGTCACCCTAAGTGGAATTGAGAAGGTTGGTCGAATTGTGGAAGTACTAAAAAATACCACACACAATGGTTTCCCAGTCGTAGATATAGGAGTGGTTCCGCCAATGGGGGCACCAAATGATGCGGCTGAACTCCATGGCCTGGTCTTGAGAGCTCATCTCATTTTAGTGCTGAAGAAAAAGTGGTTCCTGCAAGAAAGAAGAAGAGCAGAAGATTGCGAAGTGAGACAGAATTTCACTTCCATGGAATTGGCTGAAAGGGGAGGCAAGATTGATGAGGTTAGAGTAACCAAGGATGAAATGGAGATGTTTGTTGATCTACATCCCTTGACCAACACGACTCCATACACGGTGGTCGAAAGCATGTCAGTCGCCAAGGCAATGGTGCTCTTCAGGCAATTAGGGCTCCGCCACATGCTTATCATACCCAAATATCAAGCAGCTGGG GTGCATCCTCTGGTGGGAATTTTGACAAGACAGGACTTGAGAGCCCACAACATTTTGAGTGCATTTCCTCAATTGGAAAAGTCAGCTGGAAATAAAAGGGGACATTGA
- the LOC121750864 gene encoding uncharacterized RNA methyltransferase pc1998-like isoform X2, with protein MERRQLQQHNCGCGQAQPWQHVSNRNISFRAKSDFIIEIMDIGKSISPCFPPRAVQPQLKLMAAVVSLLSLPARAPPPSLTFVTRCTTAPSTITRLSRQPASAPILLTHEEPKTNPIKSSSCELHCRHFESCSGCTHEYNLHQPPILDEAIRFFKSTGVSNFTFDTCRLWGWRCRAKLAVRGSSMKPLIGLYEEGTHNVVDIPECKAHHPSINAAVDLLKQGMAELNIEPYDEDEGTGELRYVQMAVTTYNTSLPASERYKNGKVQVALVWNDRSENSTSFAKLNALATYMWRKGGPRRELHLIHSVWANFQTSTSNVIFGNRWRHLLGESDFWEHVGGIDVSIAPSSFGQANTRAFDSLLRKLQKYVPYGASVVDLYAGAGVIGLSLAATRKCRSVKCVEVNKEAKHSFEKTASRLQIDEESSISWHQADTSKEPHTWLLGSDVVVVDPPRKGLDPSLLGALQSVAFMKRNSSEKKVKMEKRPWVLRERETSVQTNGQMAQDEAPSLPQTLIYISCGWDSFKKDCKSLLSSKAWELTKVHGFNFFPGTQSIEVLAVFKRGSGVKVKRKKSGKKKRLV; from the exons ATGGAGAGGCGTCAGCTGCAGCAGCACAACTGCGGATGTGGTCAAGCTCAGCCTTGGCAGCACGTCTCCAACAG AAACATATCCTTCCGCGCAAAAAGCGATTTTATAATAGAGATAATGGACATCGGAAAATCTATATCTCCATGCTTCCCGCCACGAGCAGTTCAGCCGCAGCTCAAACTCATGGCCGCCGTCGTGAGCCTCCTTTCGCTTCCCGCACGTGCCCCGCCGCCCTCCCTCACTTTCGTCACGCGCTGCACCACCGCCCCGTCCACAATAACCAGACTTTCTCGGCAGCCGGCGTCGGCGCCTATACTGCTCACTCACGAGGAGCCTAAGACAAACCCTATCAAATCCTCTTCCTGTGAGCTTCACTGCCGTCACTTTGAATC CTGCTCCGGTTGTACTCACGAGTACAACCTGCACCAGCCGCCAATTCTGGATGAGGCGATAAGATTCTTTAAGAGCACCGGTGTTTCTAACTTCACTTTCGATACCTGCAGACTC TGGGGATGGAGGTGTCGTGCTAAGCTTGCAGTTCGGGGCTCATCGATGAAACCTTTAATTGGTCTTTATGAAGAGGGCACTCATAATGTGGTTGATATTCCTGAATGCAAAG CTCATCATCCGAGCATCAATGCAGCTGTTGACCTGCTCAAGCAAG GAATGGCCGAACTTAATATTGAGCCCTATGATGAAGACGAAGGAACGGGTGAATTAAGATATGTCCAG ATGGCTGTCACAACATACAACACTTCTCTTCCTGCCTCAGAAAGATATAAAAATG GTAAGGTGCAAGTTGCCTTGGTTTGGAATGATAGAAGTGAGAATTCGACTAGTTTTGCTAAGTTAAATGCCTTGGCCACT TACATGTGGAGAAAAGGGGGGCCAAGGAGGGAGCTACATTTGATTCATTCTGTTTGGGCTAACTTTCAGACATCGACAAGCAAT GTTATTTTTGGGAACAGATGGAGACATCTTTTAGGGGAGTCAGACTTCTGGGAGCATGTTGGAGGAATAGACGTTTCAATAGCCCCCTCAAGCTTCGGGCAAGCAAATACACGG GCTTTTGATTCTTTACTCCGTAAACTTCAAAAATACGTCCCTTATGGAGCGTCAGTTGTTGATCTTTATGCTGGTGCTGGGGTGATTGGTTTGTCTTTAGCTGCCACAAGGAAGTGCAG GTCTGTGAAATGTGTGGAGGTGAATAAAGAAGCAAAACATTCTTTTGAAAAGACAGCTTCTCGATTACAAATTGATGAGGAGAGTAGCATTAGCTGGCATCAAGCAGATACCTCAAAA GAACCACATACTTGGCTACTGGGATCTGATGTCGTTGTGGTTGACCCTCCTAGGAAAGGGCTAGATCCATCTCTGCTTGGTGCTCTGCAGTCTGTGGCCTTCATGAAGAGAAACAG CTCTGAGAAGAAGGTCAAAATGGAAAAGAGACCATGGGTTCTTCGAGAAAGAGAGACTTCTGTGCAAACCAATGGCCAGATGGCTCAAGATGAAGCTCCGTCGCTGCCACAAACTCTTATATATATCAGCTGTGGATGGGATAGTTTCAAAAAG GATTGCAAATCTCTGCTCTCTAGTAAGGCTTGGGAACTGACCAAGGTGCatggtttcaatttttttcctggAACACAgag TATTGAGGTCCTGGCTGTGTTCAAGAGAGGCTCTGGAGTaaaagtaaagagaaaaaaatccGGGAAAAAGAAAAGACTGGTTTGA
- the LOC121750864 gene encoding receptor-like protein EIX2 isoform X1, which produces MLLSHIPHQTICCKEQEKKALLEFKENLTDPTGRLSSWRGEEDCCEWRGVSCSSTTADVVKLSLGSTSPTGLDSDAGTGALGGEISSSLLQLKYLRHLDLSMNNFVGAQVPHFLGSFSRLTYLNLSTASFSGRIPQSLGNLSALQYLDLSFYTSESVANDLYWLPGLSSLKYLNLKGVDLHSTSSHWLKAVNTLPSLLELHLPQCQLIDPPPSLPFLNFTSLLVLDLSGNLFNSTLPKWLFNLTRLKSLDLNTNNLYGSLPDAFSELTSLEKLDLSSNYYLEGSLPRGLGALCNLQTLTLTNNRLNGGVTEFVNGLSRCSDSKLVGLNLGSNEFDGNLPITLGQLKRLRYLILSQNSFTGSIPQTIGNLSSLELFSLQNNEMSGNIPESFGQLNSLNSFDMSLNSWEGVVTEAHLANLSSLREISIGRFSSNISLIFNISSGWTPPFKLEYLKIQGCQLGPKFPTFLRNQTDLKTIIINFGGISDAIPRWFLEMDLQLQELDVANNQLHGQVPKKLRFNSESNIDLSENSFEGPLPLWSSNVTSLYLRNNRFSGAIPRDIGISLPSLTDLDISRNNLNGTIPSSIGNMTRLTTLVISSNNLQGQIPDVFSSIPMLYNVDASNNSLTGRIPSSLGFLHALKFLMLSSNILSSQIPSSLRNCTELVSIDLGDNALSGAIPPWIGAEMESLLILRLRNNSFKGIIPSQICNLSVLHILDLSKNSLSGSIPACFKNLSGFQRDLTPEDTDQLYQGRVQLVAKGRLLQYDSILYLVNSIDLSINKFSGEIPQEITALFKLGTLNLSRNHLIGRIPTDIDKLERIETLDLSSNQLWGPIPQTMASLTFLNHLNLSNNNLSGQIPTGNQFETFNDPSIYEETYPSAQKAIL; this is translated from the exons ATGCTCTTGTCCCATATTCCACACCAAACAATTTGTTGCAAAGAACAAGAAAAGAAAGCATTGCTCGAGTTTAAAGAAAATCTAACCGATCCTACAGGTAGGCTCTCTTCTTGGCGGGGAGAAGAAGATTGCTGCGAATGGAGAGGCGTCAGCTGCAGCAGCACAACTGCGGATGTGGTCAAGCTCAGCCTTGGCAGCACGTCTCCAACAGGTCTGGACAGTGATGCAGGGACGGGTGCGCTGGGTGGAGAGATAAGTTCTTCTTTGCTTCAGTTGAAGTACTTGAGACATCTAGACTTGAGCATGAACAATTTTGTTGGGGCTCAAGTTCCTCATTTCCTTGGTTCTTTTTCAAGATTGACATATCTCAATCTTTCTACTGCTTCTTTTAGTGGTAGGATACCTCAAAGTCTTGGGAATCTTTCTGCTTTGCAGTATTTAGACCTAAGTTTTTACACATCAGAATCTGTTGCAAATGATCTGTACTGGCTACCTGGCCTCTCTTCATTAAAATACCTAAATCTAAAAGGCGTTGATCTTCACTCCACTTCGTCTCACTGGCTCAAAGCCGTGAACACCCTGCCTTCTCTCTTGGAGCTTCATCTGCCACAGTGCCAGCTCATTGATCCTCCGCCTTCTCTCCCATTCCTCAACTTCACATCCCTTTTGGTTCTTGACCTTTCGGGAAATCTGTTCAACTCCACACTGCCAAAGTGGCTGTTCAATCTAACTAGACTCAAGAGTCTTGATCTGAATACAAATAACCTATATGGGTCTCTGCCTGATGCATTTTCTGAGCTCACTTCCCTTGAAAAGTTGGATCTATCTTCAAATTATTACCTTGAAGGCTCTCTCCCAAGAGGGCTTGGAGCACTCTGTAATTTGCAGACTCTGACTCTTACAAACAACAGGCTCAATGGTGGTGTAACGGAGTTCGTCAATGGGCTATCTAGATGCTCAGATAGCAAGTTGGTGGGCCTAAATTTGGGATCTAATGAATTTGATGGAAATCTTCCCATCACATTAGGCCAACTCAAAAGGCTGAGGTATCTCATTCTTTCGCAAAACTCATTCACGGGTTCAATTCCACAAACAATTGGAAACTTATCATCATTGGAGTTGTTTTCTCTCCAAAACAATGAGATGAGTGGGAACATCCCAGAGAGCTTTGGGCAGCTTAACTCCCTCAACTCATTCGACATGTCTCTCAACTCATGGGAAGGTGTCGTCACAGAAGCCCATCTTGCCAATCTCTCGAGCTTGAGGGAGATCTCCATTGGCAGATTCTCTTCCAATATTTCCCTCATATTCAACATCAGCTCTGGCTGGACTCCTCCTTTCAAGCTCGAGTACCTCAAGATTCAAGGCTGCCAATTGGGCCCCAAGTTCCCAACATTCCTCAGAAACCAAACTGATCTTAAAACAATCATCATCAACTTTGGTGGGATCTCCGATGCCATACCTCGTTGGTTCTTGGAGATGGATTTGCAGCTGCAAGAACTCGATGTCGCAAACAACCAACTGCATGGACAGGTTCCCAAGAAGTTAAGGTTCAACAGCGAATCCAACATTGATCTGAGTGAAAATAGCTTCGAGGGACCTCTCCCACTCTGGTCAAGCAATGTGACCTCGTTGTATTTGAGGAACAACAGATTCTCCGGGGCCATTCCACGGGATATTGGGATATCGTTGCCTAGTCTCACAGACTTGGACATCTCAAGAAACAACCTAAATGGCACAATCCCATCTTCCATAGGAAATATGACACGACTAACCACTTTAGTCATCTCAAGCAACAACCTGCAGGGGCAAATCCCTGATGTCTTCTCCAGCATACCAATGCTTTACAATGTTGACGCTTCAAACAACAGTCTTACCGGCAGAATTCCTTCTTCCCTAGGATTCCTACATGCTCTCAAATTCTTGATGCTCTCAAGCAACATCCTTTCATCCCAAATACCCTCCAGCTTGAGAAACTGCACTGAGCTAGTCAGCATTGATCTAGGTGACAACGCGTTGTCTGGAGCTATCCCGCCTTGGATTGGAGCTGAGATGGAATCACTGCTTATCCTACGCCTGAGAAACAACTCGTTCAAAGGGATCATCCCTTCACAGATATGCAATCTCTCTGTCCTACACATACTGGACTTATCGAAAAACTCACTGTCGGGGTCAATTCCCGCCTGTTTCAAGAACCTCAGCGGCTTTCAGAGAGACTTGACACCTGAAGACACTGATCAGCTTTACCAAGGGCGGGTGCAGCTGGTGGCCAAGGGAAGATTACTGCAGTATGACTCTATACTGTATCTTGTCAACAGCATTGATCTCTCTATAAACAAATTTTCCGGAGAGATCCCTCAAGAAATCACGGCCCTATTCAAACTGGGAACCCTAAACCTGTCAAGGAATCACCTAATTGGGAGAATCCCTACAGATATCGACAAATTGGAACGGATTGAGACGTTGGACTTATCAAGCAATCAACTTTGGGGGCCAATTCCACAGACCATGGCGTCGCTAACTTTCTTGAACCACTTGAACTTGTCGAATAACAATCTGTCCGGGCAGATTCCAACTGGGAATCAGTTTGAGACATTCAATGATCCGTCAATCTATGAAG AAACATATCCTTCCGCGCAAAAAGCGATTTTATAA
- the LOC121750919 gene encoding triacylglycerol lipase 2-like, whose product MDYRSFNLAFLAFLLLSHQALGSRRLVLPPEDVALPSEGICAAAAAGGYKCQEFQVTTDDGYILSVSRIPEGRRGGVAGQKRPPVLLQHGVLVDGMTWLLNSPEESLAMLLADNGFDVWISNLRGSRFSRTHQTLSSYDPDYWNWTWDELVSHDLPSFIDLIFKQTGQKVHYVGHSMGTLIALASFSEGMQVDKIKSAVMLSPIAYLSYMNTAIGVLSAKAFVGEITKIFGLAEFNPKSKIVSDFLRALCVADNVDCYDLMTAFTGKNCCLNASTVDLFLKNEPQSTSTKNLIHMAQTVRDGLLSKYDYGNAPFNMAHYGQAKPPVYNLSRIPPNLPLFLSYGGRDALSDVRDVATLLDSLKLHDVGKLHVQYIKDYAHADFIMGVTAKDLVYNQMISFFKSVN is encoded by the exons ATGGATTATCGCAGCTTCAATTTAGCCTTTCTTgcttttctccttctctctcatcAAGCATTGGGCTCTAGACGCCTTGTACTTCCACCCGAAGACGTGGCTTTGCCGTCGGAAGGAAtttgcgccgccgccgccgcaggcGGCTATAAGTGCCAGGAATTTCAA GTGACAACCGACGACGGGTACATTTTGAGCGTGTCTAGAATTCCGGAGGGGCGCCGGGGAGGCGTCGCCGGACAGAAGCGGCCGCCGGTATTGCTGCAGCATGGTGTTCTTGTG GATGGGATGACGTGGCTGCTAAATTCGCCGGAAGAGTCGCTGGCGATGTTATTGGCTGATAATGGATTTGATGTGTGGATTTCCAATCTCCGAGGTTCTCGTTTCAGCCGCACCCATCAAACTCTCAGTTCTTACGACCCT GATTACTGGAACTGGACATGGGACGAATTGGTTAGCCATGACCTACCATCTTTCATCGACTTGATCTTCAAACAAACTGGTCAGAAAGTTCACTATGTTGGCCATTCAATG GGAACTTTAATAGCGTTGGCATCCTTCTCGGAAGGAATGCAGGTGGACAAGATCAAATCAGCTGTGATGTTAAGCCCCATTGCTTATCTCAGTTACATGAACACTGCTATTGGAGTTCTCTCTGCTAAGGCCTTTGTTGGTGAA ATCACTAAAATATTTGGCCTGGCGGAGTTCAATCCGAAAAG TAAGATAGTAAGCGACTTTCTGAGAGCGTTGTGTGTCGCTGATAACGTAGATTGCTACGATCTCATGACTGCTTTCACAG GAAAGAATTGCTGTCTGAATGCATCCACGGTTGACCTATTTCTCAAGAACGAGCCTCAatccacctccaccaaaaatCTTATTCACATGGCTCAAA CGGTAAGAGATGGTCTGTTGTCGAAATACGACTATGGCAATGCCCCCTTCAACATGGCCCACTATGGTCAAGCGAAGCCCCCTGTCTACAACCTATCGAGAATACCTCCCAATCTGCCTCTCTTCCTCAGCTATGGCGGCAGGGATGCTCTCTCGGATGTCAGAGACGTGGCCACATTGCTCGACAGCCTTAAACTGCACGATGTGGGAAAGCTGCACGTGCAGTATATCAAGGATTATGCTCATGCGGATTTCATAATGGGGGTTACTGCTAAGGATCTTGTCTACAATCAGATGATCTCGTTTTTTAAGAGCGTCAATTGA
- the LOC121750977 gene encoding uncharacterized protein At3g27210-like isoform X2, with product MGSCVSLHKDSQKLRLSLDSKNQNLIIPSPVKQKSFTVNGQDHSAADLAVMSRRSRTRSRADGSKDDAFFDSQPWLESDCEDDFLSVNDFTPSRGSTPVHHRFSSGNPMVNKPPPVPEPSPKKRLSELFKESLRHQQGGDKEEDASEESVVVENGASGEKSGYGAEEKSVQCCLPRLRSRRTFATAQVEKV from the exons ATGGGTTCATGCGTTTCACTTCACAAGGACTCACAGAAGCTCCGTTTATCACTCGATTCCAAAAATCAGAATCTCATCATACCATCCCCGGTCAAACAGAAATCCTTCACGGTCAACGGCCAGGATCATTCCGCCGCCGACTTGGCCGTCATGTCTCGCCGCTCTCGTACCCGTTCCCGCGCCGATg GCAGCAAAGATGATGCATTCTTCGACTCCCAGCCTTGGTTGGAGTCGGATTGTGAAGATGATTTCTTAAGCGTGAATG ATTTCACCCCATCTCGTGGAAGCACTCCTGTCCACCACAGATTCTCTTCTGGGAATCCCATGGTCAATAAGCCCCCACCGGTGCCTGAACCATCTCCGAAGAAGAGGCTCTCGGAGCTCTTCAAAGAGAGCTTACGCCATCAGCAAGGGGGAGACAAGGAGGAGGACGCCAGCGAGGAGAGCGTGGTTGTTGAAAATGGAGCAAGCGGTGAAAAAAGTGGCTATGGAGCGGAGGAGAAGTCAGTACAATGTTGCCTTCCCAGGCTGCGATCAAGACGAACGTTCGCGACAGCACAGGTTGAGAAAGTTTAG
- the LOC121750977 gene encoding uncharacterized protein At3g27210-like isoform X1, which yields MGSCVSLHKDSQKLRLSLDSKNQNLIIPSPVKQKSFTVNGQDHSAADLAVMSRRSRTRSRADGSKDDAFFDSQPWLESDCEDDFLSVNGDFTPSRGSTPVHHRFSSGNPMVNKPPPVPEPSPKKRLSELFKESLRHQQGGDKEEDASEESVVVENGASGEKSGYGAEEKSVQCCLPRLRSRRTFATAQVEKV from the exons ATGGGTTCATGCGTTTCACTTCACAAGGACTCACAGAAGCTCCGTTTATCACTCGATTCCAAAAATCAGAATCTCATCATACCATCCCCGGTCAAACAGAAATCCTTCACGGTCAACGGCCAGGATCATTCCGCCGCCGACTTGGCCGTCATGTCTCGCCGCTCTCGTACCCGTTCCCGCGCCGATg GCAGCAAAGATGATGCATTCTTCGACTCCCAGCCTTGGTTGGAGTCGGATTGTGAAGATGATTTCTTAAGCGTGAATGGTG ATTTCACCCCATCTCGTGGAAGCACTCCTGTCCACCACAGATTCTCTTCTGGGAATCCCATGGTCAATAAGCCCCCACCGGTGCCTGAACCATCTCCGAAGAAGAGGCTCTCGGAGCTCTTCAAAGAGAGCTTACGCCATCAGCAAGGGGGAGACAAGGAGGAGGACGCCAGCGAGGAGAGCGTGGTTGTTGAAAATGGAGCAAGCGGTGAAAAAAGTGGCTATGGAGCGGAGGAGAAGTCAGTACAATGTTGCCTTCCCAGGCTGCGATCAAGACGAACGTTCGCGACAGCACAGGTTGAGAAAGTTTAG